In the Pithys albifrons albifrons isolate INPA30051 chromosome 3, PitAlb_v1, whole genome shotgun sequence genome, one interval contains:
- the HSPA14 gene encoding heat shock 70 kDa protein 14, which yields MAAIGVHLGATCACAAVYKDGRADVVANDAGDRVTPAVVAFSESEEVVGLAAKQSRIRNISNTVVKVKQILGRRAGDPQAEKYIAESKCSIIEKNGKLQYEIDNKFINPEDVAKLIFSKMKETAQSALGSDVNDVVVTVPFDFGENQKNALGEAAAAAGFNVMRLIHEPSAALLAYGIGQDSPTGKSNVLVYKLGGTSLSITVIEVNSGIYRVLATNTDDSIGGVCFTEALAQHLASEFQRSCKHDIRGNPRAMMKLMNSADIAKHSLSTLGSANCFVDSLYDGLDFDCNVSRARFELICSSLFSKCVEAIKNLLQQVGFTADDINKVVLCGGSARIPKLQQLIKDIFPTVELLNSIPPDEVIPIGAAIEAGILLGKENTLLEEEAFIECSAKDILLKGVDESGADKFTVLFPSGTPLPARRQHTLHAPGNISSVCLELYESLGKGPMNEEDKFAQIVLQDLDKKEEGLHDILTVLTMKRDGSLHVTCTDQDTGKCEIITVEVAS from the exons ATGGCGGCCATTGGGGTCCACCTGGGAGCCACCTGTGCCTGCGCCGCCGTGTACAAG GATGGCCGCGCCGACGTGGTCGCCAACGACGCCGGGGACAGGGTGACCCCCGCGGTCGTGGCGTTCTCGGAGAGCGAGGAG GTGGTTGGCTTAGCTGCAAAGCAAAGTAGGATAAGAAATATTTCGAACACCGTAGTGAAAGTGAAGCAGATCCTTGGGCGAAG AGCTGGTGACCCCCAGGCAGAGAAATACATTGCAGAGAGCAAATGCTCT ATAATTGAGAAGAATGGAAAACTTCAATATGAAATAGATAATAAATTTATTAACCCAGAAGATGTGGCAAAActaattttcagtaaaatgaaAG AGACTGCTCAGTCTGCACTGGGTTCAGATGTAAATGATGTTGTTGTCACTGTACCATTTGATTTtggagagaatcagaaaaatGCCCTTGG ggaagcagctgcagctgctggatttAATGTTATGAGATTAATCCATGAGCCATCTGCAGCTCTCCTTGCTTATGGAATTGGCCAAGATTCACCCACTGGGAAAAG CAATGTGTTGGTTTATAAACTTGGTGGAACATCACTTTCTATCACAGTCATAGAAGTAAACAGTGGAATATATCGTGTGCTTGCTACAAACACAGATGACAGCATTGGTGGAGTTTGTTTCACAGAAGCTCTGGCACAACACTTGGCTTCTGAATTTCAGCG gtCTTGTAAACATGATATTAGAGGAAATCCCAGGGCCATGATGAAGCTAATGAATAGTGCTGATATTGCAAAACACTCTTTATCAACCCTGGGAAGTGCCAACTGTTTTGTAGATTCATTGTATGATGGATTGGATTTTGATTGTAATGTGTCCAG gGCCAGGTTTGAGCTTATCTGTTCTTCACTTTTTAGTAAATGTGTAGAAGCCATTAAAAACCTCTTGCAGCAGGTTGGGTTTACAGCAGATGATATTAATAAG GTAGTTCTGTGTGGTGGGTCTGCTCGAATCCCAAAGCTACAGCAGCTGATCAAAGACATTTTCCCAACTGTGGAGTTACTGAATTCAATTCCTCCGGATGAAGTTATTCCCATTGGTGCAGCAATAGAGGCAGGAATTCTGCTAGGGAAAGAGAATACCTTGTTAGAGGAAGAAGCATTTATTGAGTGTTCTGCCAAAGATATTCTTCTGAAG ggaGTAGACGAGTCAGGGGCTGACAAATTCACAGTGCTATTTCCATCAGGGACACCACTGCCAGCTCGAAGGCAGCACACCCTGCATGCTCCTGGAAACATTTCTTCTGTGTGCCTTGAACTGTATGAGTCGCTGGGGAAAGGTCCCATGAACGAAGAAGATAAATTTGCGCAG ATTGTACTCCAGGATTTAGATAAAAAGGAGGAGGGCCTACATGATATACTAACTGTTCTCACTATGAAAAG GGATGGTTCCTTGCACGTTACCTGCACAGATCAAGATACTGGAAAGTGTGAAATCATCACTGTTGAAGTGGCATCATAG